From a region of the Microterricola gilva genome:
- a CDS encoding YdeI/OmpD-associated family protein: MSTTIGTPGGTPERPAIFFDSPEEFRAWLVANHATATELWMGLYKKHVPERGLTWEQAVPEALCFGWIDSVAQRIDDDARRQRWTPRKTTSTWSSVNIALVEKLTAEGLMYPAGIAAFERRRDDRSGIYSHENPGQELSPEAASRLAASPAASAFWEAATATYRRQVIHWVLSAKQEATRERRLTQLIDDSAAGLLVPFQRYGEVPKWAERAADAARAAGGGEPAQP, translated from the coding sequence ATGAGCACGACCATCGGCACACCGGGTGGCACGCCAGAGCGGCCGGCCATCTTCTTCGACAGCCCGGAGGAGTTCCGCGCCTGGCTGGTGGCGAACCACGCCACCGCGACCGAACTCTGGATGGGGCTCTACAAGAAGCACGTGCCTGAGCGCGGACTGACCTGGGAACAGGCGGTTCCGGAAGCCCTGTGCTTCGGCTGGATCGACTCGGTTGCGCAGCGCATCGACGACGATGCCAGGCGCCAACGCTGGACGCCGCGCAAGACTACGAGCACCTGGTCCAGCGTCAACATTGCCCTCGTCGAGAAGCTCACAGCCGAGGGGCTGATGTACCCGGCCGGCATCGCGGCGTTCGAGCGCAGGCGTGACGACCGCTCTGGCATCTACTCCCACGAGAACCCCGGGCAGGAGCTTTCGCCCGAGGCGGCGTCCCGGCTGGCCGCGAGCCCGGCGGCATCCGCCTTCTGGGAGGCGGCCACGGCGACGTACCGGCGCCAGGTCATTCACTGGGTGCTCTCCGCCAAGCAGGAGGCGACCAGGGAACGCCGCCTGACGCAGCTCATCGACGACAGCGCGGCCGGGCTGCTCGTGCCGTTCCAGCGTTACGGCGAGGTGCCGAAGTGGGCGGAGCGGGCCGCGGATGCCGCCCGCGCTGCTGGCGGCGGTGAGCCGGCCCAGCCCTGA
- a CDS encoding FAD-binding oxidoreductase, with protein MPAPVVNARSAHAAGVERLLASYRAVPATAPVRLAKPTSNLFRTRSRAGAPGLDTSGLTDVIAVDAEARTADVAGMCTYEELVAVTLQYGLSPLVVPQLKTITLGGAVTGLGIESTSFRNGLPHESVLEMDILTGAGEVVTASPTENPDLFRAFPNSYGTLGYAVRLRIELEPVAPFVALRHVRFHTLAELLQAMAGIFETGAFDGIAVDYLDGVVFSAAESYLCLGTGSAASGPVSDYTGQGIYYRSIQHARGVTEDRLSIADYLWRWDTDWFWCSEAFGAQSPGIRRLWPRRYRRSSVYSKLMHYEQRFHIGDRIERLNGRPPRERVVQDVEVPIERCAEFLDWFLATVPITPIWLCPLRLRGDEAWPLYPLQPGRNYVNVGFWSTVPISSSPGASNFGATNRLIEREVGALDGHKSLYSDSYYSRQEFDELYGGEAYRAVKRRYDPDSRLLDLYAKAVQRR; from the coding sequence GTGCCCGCACCCGTGGTCAACGCGCGGAGCGCTCACGCCGCCGGCGTTGAGCGCCTTCTGGCGAGCTATCGGGCGGTGCCGGCAACCGCCCCGGTGCGCCTGGCCAAGCCCACCTCGAACCTGTTCCGCACCCGCAGCAGGGCCGGCGCCCCCGGGCTGGACACCTCGGGGCTCACCGACGTGATCGCGGTCGACGCCGAGGCGCGCACCGCGGATGTCGCCGGCATGTGCACCTACGAAGAGCTCGTGGCCGTGACGCTCCAGTACGGCCTGTCGCCACTGGTTGTGCCGCAGCTGAAGACGATCACCCTCGGCGGCGCGGTCACGGGGCTCGGCATCGAATCCACCTCGTTCCGCAACGGGCTCCCACACGAATCGGTGCTCGAGATGGACATCCTCACCGGCGCGGGCGAGGTCGTCACAGCCTCGCCCACCGAGAACCCCGACCTCTTCCGCGCCTTCCCCAACTCCTACGGGACGCTCGGCTACGCGGTGCGCCTCCGCATCGAGCTCGAGCCCGTCGCCCCGTTCGTCGCACTCCGGCACGTGCGGTTCCACACCCTCGCCGAGCTGCTGCAGGCGATGGCCGGGATCTTCGAGACGGGTGCATTCGACGGCATCGCGGTCGACTACCTCGACGGCGTGGTGTTCAGCGCGGCGGAGAGCTACCTCTGCCTCGGCACTGGGAGCGCGGCATCCGGCCCCGTCAGCGACTACACCGGACAGGGCATCTACTACCGTTCCATCCAGCACGCGCGGGGCGTGACGGAGGACCGGCTGAGCATCGCCGACTACCTGTGGCGCTGGGACACGGACTGGTTCTGGTGTTCGGAAGCGTTCGGCGCGCAGAGCCCAGGCATCCGCCGGCTCTGGCCGCGGCGCTACCGGCGCAGCAGCGTCTACTCGAAGCTGATGCACTACGAACAGCGCTTCCACATCGGTGACCGCATCGAGCGGCTGAACGGCCGGCCGCCGCGGGAGCGCGTCGTACAAGACGTCGAGGTGCCGATCGAACGGTGCGCGGAGTTCCTGGACTGGTTCCTCGCAACGGTTCCGATCACACCCATCTGGCTGTGCCCGCTGCGTCTGCGGGGCGACGAGGCGTGGCCGCTGTACCCGCTGCAGCCCGGGCGGAACTATGTCAACGTCGGCTTCTGGTCGACGGTGCCGATCAGCTCGAGCCCCGGCGCCAGCAACTTCGGGGCGACGAACCGGCTGATCGAGCGCGAGGTCGGCGCGCTCGACGGGCACAAGTCGCTGTACTCCGACTCCTACTACTCGCGGCAGGAGTTCGACGAGCTCTACGGCGGGGAAGCCTACCGGGCGGTGAAGCGGCGCTACGACCCCGACTCCCGCCTCCTCGACCTCTACGCGAAGGCGGTGCAACGACGATGA
- a CDS encoding GAF and ANTAR domain-containing protein has product MTVNITRDEELFEIFVTLADTLVDEYDVVELLQSLVDSCVSLFDVAAAGLLLVDDSDALDLVASTSEESRLVELMQLSAEDGPCIECFRTSTTVSISDIRESPAEWVRFRAAAEEQGFGSVTALPMRLRSTTIGTLNLFRAPVGELNARDIRAAQALADVATIGILHERTIRAGNETRDQLQHALNSRTTIEQAKGVIAFTHTVSMDEAFARLRDYSRANRIPLATVAAQLVARELII; this is encoded by the coding sequence ATGACGGTGAACATCACACGTGATGAGGAGCTCTTCGAGATCTTCGTCACGCTCGCCGACACCCTCGTTGACGAGTACGACGTCGTTGAGCTGCTGCAGTCCCTCGTCGACTCCTGCGTCTCGCTGTTCGACGTCGCTGCGGCCGGCCTGCTCCTGGTGGACGACTCCGACGCGCTGGACCTCGTCGCGTCCACGAGCGAGGAGAGCCGGCTGGTCGAGCTGATGCAGCTCAGCGCGGAAGACGGTCCGTGCATCGAGTGTTTCCGTACCAGCACGACGGTGTCGATCTCCGACATCCGCGAGAGTCCGGCCGAGTGGGTGCGCTTCCGGGCGGCCGCGGAGGAACAGGGATTCGGCTCCGTCACCGCATTGCCCATGCGCCTGCGGTCAACCACGATCGGCACACTCAATCTCTTCCGCGCCCCGGTGGGGGAGCTGAACGCCCGCGACATCCGGGCGGCGCAGGCGCTGGCGGATGTTGCAACGATCGGCATCCTGCACGAGCGCACGATCCGTGCGGGCAACGAGACACGCGATCAGCTGCAACACGCGCTCAACTCGCGAACAACGATCGAGCAGGCGAAGGGTGTGATCGCCTTCACCCACACCGTCTCAATGGACGAGGCCTTCGCCCGTTTGCGCGATTACTCGCGGGCGAATCGCATTCCGCTCGCCACTGTCGCGGCGCAACTCGTCGCCCGCGAACTCATCATCTGA
- a CDS encoding GAF and ANTAR domain-containing protein: MSRDFDDIVAGLSNFDGHEAELTGPILETIPVTGVSIATLGELLGSETVSASDLQVARLDELQFDLNEGPCWDALAEMRPMLEPDVRMQPGGRWPAFSEALQTENVGAIFAFPMTVGTLRVGAVDLYNTDPGELSPLFVAQATELTAALSRYVLRRALRQAGSPDAEGTGHARRTIHQATGFVIAQLGVSADDAYLLLQGQAFAEGRSMSELAADIIEHRFRFVVDQNGIEELS; this comes from the coding sequence ATGAGCAGGGACTTCGACGACATCGTCGCCGGGCTTTCGAACTTCGACGGTCACGAAGCGGAGCTGACCGGGCCGATTCTCGAGACGATTCCGGTGACCGGTGTCTCCATCGCGACGCTGGGAGAACTGCTCGGATCTGAGACGGTGTCGGCCAGCGATCTGCAGGTCGCGCGCCTCGACGAGTTGCAGTTCGATCTAAACGAGGGTCCGTGCTGGGATGCACTCGCCGAGATGCGGCCGATGCTGGAACCCGATGTGCGCATGCAGCCTGGTGGCCGGTGGCCGGCGTTCTCCGAAGCCCTGCAGACAGAGAACGTCGGCGCGATCTTCGCGTTCCCCATGACGGTGGGCACGCTGCGGGTCGGCGCCGTCGACCTGTACAACACCGACCCGGGCGAACTGAGCCCGCTCTTCGTGGCTCAGGCGACGGAACTCACTGCGGCGCTGAGTCGCTACGTTCTGCGGCGCGCCCTGCGTCAGGCAGGGTCTCCTGATGCCGAGGGCACGGGCCACGCGCGGCGCACCATCCATCAGGCGACCGGGTTCGTCATCGCCCAACTCGGCGTTTCGGCCGACGACGCGTATCTCCTCCTGCAGGGGCAGGCGTTCGCCGAAGGTCGCAGCATGAGTGAACTGGCCGCTGACATCATCGAGCATCGCTTTCGCTTCGTGGTCGATCAGAACGGGATCGAGGAACTGTCATGA
- a CDS encoding ScbR family autoregulator-binding transcription factor translates to MAQQDRAVQTRERIVTGAATAFYRVGYADASIATIAETAGVTKGALYFHFSSKEEIARAVIDEQHRRVFESAAEILQATASPAETMMLMCADLAEWLVSDVVVRAGIRLTTGGAIFDPPTRAPYDDWLATFEDLVGRAVAAGELRQGTDPARLAHFIIPSFTGVQLLSDVLTNMDDLKVRVGELWDVLLAAFAEPTRLDELLALRFRIFGPAS, encoded by the coding sequence ATGGCACAGCAGGACCGGGCGGTTCAGACGCGCGAGCGCATCGTCACCGGCGCGGCCACCGCCTTCTACCGCGTCGGCTACGCGGATGCGTCGATCGCGACCATCGCCGAGACGGCTGGCGTGACCAAGGGTGCGCTGTACTTCCACTTCAGCTCGAAGGAAGAGATCGCGCGCGCCGTCATCGACGAGCAGCACCGCCGCGTGTTCGAGTCGGCGGCGGAGATCCTCCAGGCGACAGCCAGCCCGGCCGAGACGATGATGCTCATGTGCGCCGACCTGGCCGAGTGGCTCGTGAGCGATGTCGTCGTGCGGGCCGGCATCCGGTTGACGACGGGTGGGGCCATCTTCGACCCGCCGACGCGGGCGCCATACGACGACTGGCTGGCGACATTCGAAGACCTCGTCGGCCGTGCCGTTGCAGCGGGGGAGCTCCGGCAGGGCACCGACCCGGCTCGGCTCGCCCACTTCATCATCCCGTCGTTCACCGGCGTGCAGCTGCTCTCGGACGTGCTGACCAACATGGACGACCTGAAGGTGCGGGTCGGCGAGCTGTGGGATGTGCTGCTCGCCGCCTTCGCCGAGCCCACCCGACTGGACGAGCTGCTCGCACTCCGATTCCGGATCTTCGGCCCGGCCAGCTGA
- a CDS encoding TetR/AcrR family transcriptional regulator translates to MSMQRPPAARPEGLRERKRRATENAIELAAVELALEKGLAEVTVAEICELAKISRSTFFNYMPNRDAAIMGRPIALVPRELAFALLDDADGNVPLGLLRITVASIGHNGVNAPVAAGRRRLVSEQPDAARLQHATLGELRTALLELTVEWLGARPEGRALPDIAVQREALLLVGIAGTAAEVLIEEWANADGELQISEQSFHTAIAELGAVLHRG, encoded by the coding sequence ATGTCAATGCAACGACCTCCCGCCGCACGCCCCGAGGGGCTCAGGGAGCGCAAGCGTCGAGCGACGGAGAACGCGATCGAACTTGCGGCGGTCGAACTCGCGCTCGAGAAGGGCCTCGCTGAGGTCACGGTCGCCGAGATCTGCGAGCTTGCAAAGATCTCACGCAGCACCTTCTTCAACTACATGCCCAACCGTGATGCGGCGATCATGGGCCGCCCGATCGCGCTGGTGCCCCGCGAGCTCGCGTTCGCCCTGCTGGACGATGCCGACGGCAACGTCCCGCTCGGCCTGCTGCGCATCACGGTCGCATCGATCGGGCACAACGGGGTCAACGCACCCGTTGCCGCCGGCCGTCGGCGCCTCGTGAGTGAGCAGCCGGATGCCGCCAGGCTGCAGCACGCGACGCTGGGCGAGCTGCGGACCGCGCTGCTCGAGCTGACCGTCGAATGGCTGGGCGCGCGACCGGAAGGGCGCGCGCTGCCGGACATCGCCGTGCAGCGCGAGGCCCTGCTGCTCGTCGGCATCGCAGGCACCGCCGCCGAGGTGCTGATCGAGGAGTGGGCCAACGCCGACGGCGAGCTGCAGATCTCGGAGCAGAGCTTCCACACCGCGATCGCCGAACTCGGCGCGGTGCTGCACCGCGGCTAG
- a CDS encoding ATP-dependent DNA ligase, which produces MASKQQSVVSVGGRTITLTNLEKVLYPETGTTKADVIEYYVSVADVMLPHVKDRPATRKRWVHGVGTAEEPGAVFFQKDLGDSAPTWLARGVIEHSDHANSYPLVNDVATLTWLGQIAALEIHVPQWRFDAQGRKQNPDRFVLDLDPGEGVPLADCAEVAALARGILRDMGLDPIPVTSGSKGIHLYAALDGSQSSDDVTEVAHELARALEAEHPNDIVSSMSRALRPGKVFIDWSQNRAAKTTIAPYSLRGKLRPMVAAPRTWRELMSKDLRQLDYRETIRRITDRGDPMAALAGAPAGGDRLAHYRERRDASKTPEPMPDSYRGGPGRRFVIQEHRARAHHLDFRLEHDGVLVSWALPRGLPSDAQHNRLAVQTEDHPVEYADFEGVIPRGEYGAGTVEIWDTGDYELEKWREDEVIVSLHGRAGGGLGAPTRVALIRTTPAVDGKGASWLLHRMKAQKPDHDWSRQSAESSGAVANEMRQRGELAPMLATLAERTELDDEDEWAIEMKWDGIRAIAVVDANAGTATLSSRNALDLGRSYPELISALLRAAAHTGHAVLDGEIVAPDSTGRPDFGRLQARMGLTGEREVERAAQSVPVQFIVFDVLELDGVSLIDSSYDERRGRLERALAPTQKVVLPAAITVGLDAALEISADLGLEGVVAKRRDGSYKPGRRSTDWLKFKHLRTQEVVIGGWRPGNGARRDSIGSLLLGVPSDDGLRYVGRVGTGFSAKALDAARSRMAGLASASSPFIDVPETVARDAHWVRPELVAEVEFFEWTSTGQLRQPSWRGWRPEKSPSDVTPESEAGPR; this is translated from the coding sequence ATGGCATCGAAGCAGCAATCCGTTGTCTCCGTCGGTGGGCGTACGATCACGCTGACGAACCTCGAGAAGGTTCTCTACCCGGAGACCGGGACGACCAAAGCAGACGTGATCGAGTACTACGTGTCCGTGGCCGACGTCATGCTCCCCCACGTGAAGGATCGGCCGGCGACGCGCAAACGCTGGGTGCACGGAGTCGGCACCGCCGAGGAACCCGGCGCTGTGTTCTTCCAGAAGGACCTCGGCGATTCCGCGCCGACGTGGCTCGCCCGCGGCGTCATCGAACACTCCGACCACGCGAACAGCTACCCGCTCGTCAACGACGTGGCCACGCTCACCTGGCTGGGCCAGATCGCCGCACTCGAGATCCACGTGCCGCAGTGGCGGTTCGACGCGCAGGGGCGCAAGCAGAACCCCGACCGCTTCGTCCTCGACCTCGACCCCGGCGAGGGGGTTCCCCTCGCCGACTGCGCGGAGGTCGCCGCGCTGGCGCGCGGAATCCTCCGGGACATGGGGCTCGACCCGATCCCGGTCACGAGCGGGAGCAAGGGAATCCACCTCTACGCCGCGCTCGACGGGAGCCAGTCCTCCGATGACGTCACCGAGGTCGCCCACGAGCTGGCCAGGGCGCTGGAGGCCGAGCACCCGAACGACATCGTGAGCTCGATGTCGCGCGCACTCCGGCCCGGCAAGGTGTTCATCGACTGGAGCCAGAACCGGGCCGCCAAGACGACGATCGCCCCGTACTCCTTGCGGGGCAAGCTTCGCCCGATGGTCGCCGCACCCCGCACCTGGCGCGAACTGATGTCCAAAGACCTCCGCCAGCTGGACTACCGGGAGACCATCCGGCGCATCACGGACCGCGGCGACCCGATGGCGGCGTTGGCCGGCGCCCCGGCCGGCGGCGATCGGCTGGCGCACTACCGCGAGCGCCGCGACGCCTCCAAGACCCCGGAACCGATGCCGGATTCCTATCGGGGCGGGCCGGGCCGGCGATTCGTGATCCAGGAACACCGGGCACGAGCCCACCACCTCGACTTCCGGCTCGAGCACGACGGGGTGCTCGTGTCCTGGGCGCTGCCGCGGGGCCTTCCCAGCGATGCGCAACACAATCGACTCGCGGTGCAGACCGAGGATCACCCGGTCGAGTATGCGGACTTCGAGGGCGTGATCCCGCGCGGGGAGTACGGCGCGGGAACGGTGGAGATCTGGGATACCGGAGACTACGAGCTCGAGAAGTGGCGAGAGGACGAGGTGATCGTCTCCCTGCACGGACGAGCGGGCGGCGGCCTGGGCGCTCCGACCCGGGTTGCACTCATCCGCACCACCCCGGCCGTCGACGGCAAAGGGGCGTCCTGGCTGCTGCATCGCATGAAGGCACAGAAGCCCGACCACGACTGGAGCAGGCAGAGCGCCGAGAGCTCCGGCGCGGTTGCCAACGAGATGCGGCAACGCGGCGAGCTGGCGCCGATGCTGGCGACGCTCGCGGAGCGCACGGAGCTCGACGACGAAGATGAGTGGGCCATCGAGATGAAGTGGGACGGCATCCGCGCCATCGCCGTCGTCGACGCCAATGCCGGCACGGCGACGCTCTCCAGCCGGAACGCACTCGATCTCGGTCGGAGCTACCCGGAGCTGATCTCGGCGTTGTTGCGCGCGGCGGCGCACACGGGGCACGCCGTCCTCGACGGTGAGATCGTCGCGCCCGACAGCACAGGGCGGCCAGACTTCGGACGGCTCCAGGCCCGGATGGGGCTGACCGGGGAGCGCGAGGTGGAACGCGCGGCGCAGAGCGTCCCCGTGCAGTTCATCGTGTTCGACGTGCTCGAGCTCGACGGAGTCTCGCTCATCGACAGCAGCTACGACGAGCGCCGCGGCCGACTCGAACGGGCGCTCGCGCCGACGCAGAAGGTGGTGCTGCCCGCCGCGATCACTGTGGGCCTGGATGCCGCGCTGGAGATCAGCGCGGATCTCGGCCTCGAGGGCGTCGTGGCGAAACGGCGCGACGGCAGCTACAAACCCGGGCGGCGCTCAACCGACTGGCTCAAGTTCAAACACCTGCGCACGCAGGAGGTCGTCATCGGCGGCTGGCGGCCCGGCAATGGCGCCAGGCGCGACAGCATCGGCTCCCTGCTGCTCGGTGTGCCGTCGGATGACGGCCTCCGCTACGTCGGGCGGGTCGGCACCGGCTTCAGCGCGAAGGCCCTGGACGCCGCCCGCTCACGCATGGCCGGGCTGGCCAGCGCGAGCAGCCCGTTCATCGACGTGCCGGAGACGGTCGCCAGAGACGCCCACTGGGTCAGGCCAGAGCTGGTCGCGGAGGTCGAGTTCTTCGAATGGACCTCGACCGGGCAGCTGCGACAGCCCAGCTGGCGCGGATGGCGACCCGAGAAGTCACCGTCCGACGTCACGCCAGAGTCCGAAGCAGGTCCGCGCTAG
- a CDS encoding DUF6328 family protein, which produces MSESAAARAADAAGAGESEKERLDRNWNELLQELRVVQTGTQIITGFLLTAVFQSRFEELDTFQLATYLLLVATSILTTIAGLAPVSLHRYLFRRRAKDKVLAHADRFAQLTLIGVAVTVVGIGMLIFDFVLGRFWGIAAAVVIAIVLIAVWVLVPVRVRAADRPEHTPQN; this is translated from the coding sequence ATGAGTGAGTCGGCCGCGGCCAGGGCTGCGGATGCCGCAGGCGCGGGGGAGAGCGAGAAGGAACGCCTCGACCGAAACTGGAACGAGCTGCTCCAGGAGCTCCGGGTCGTGCAGACCGGAACGCAGATCATCACCGGCTTCCTGCTGACCGCAGTGTTCCAGTCGCGCTTCGAGGAACTGGACACGTTCCAGCTTGCCACGTACCTCCTGCTCGTCGCCACGTCGATCCTGACGACGATCGCCGGTCTCGCACCCGTGAGCCTGCACCGCTACCTCTTCAGGAGGAGGGCGAAGGACAAGGTCCTGGCCCACGCGGACCGCTTCGCCCAGCTGACGCTCATCGGCGTCGCCGTCACCGTCGTCGGGATCGGAATGCTCATCTTCGACTTCGTGCTCGGCCGTTTCTGGGGGATCGCGGCGGCCGTGGTGATCGCCATCGTGTTGATCGCGGTCTGGGTCCTCGTGCCGGTGCGGGTGCGTGCCGCCGACCGTCCCGAGCACACGCCCCAAAATTGA
- a CDS encoding DUF892 family protein, with amino-acid sequence MFERFESQRDVYGYRLGATLTMEHDWLGILPLLIDSARSDEVEDFFEYRAAQTRHQIEELNGLFEMLDLAPAQYPSPASSALVRSETAFLGKCAPELREGAAVASAMMLDGVRLAAYTILYDALPGDVHPMARVKVESLLADVRRAHGELKTVLRTVGSRMPGTAAGSPESSEGAAS; translated from the coding sequence ATGTTTGAGCGTTTCGAGAGCCAGCGTGACGTGTACGGATACCGGCTCGGCGCGACGCTCACGATGGAACACGACTGGCTCGGAATTCTGCCGCTGCTGATCGACTCCGCCCGCTCCGATGAGGTCGAGGACTTCTTTGAGTATCGCGCGGCGCAGACCCGCCACCAGATCGAGGAACTCAACGGCCTGTTCGAAATGTTGGACCTTGCGCCGGCGCAGTATCCGTCACCGGCGTCGAGCGCACTGGTGCGATCGGAGACAGCGTTCCTCGGCAAGTGCGCGCCCGAGCTGCGCGAAGGTGCGGCCGTGGCATCCGCGATGATGCTCGACGGCGTCCGGCTGGCGGCGTACACGATCCTCTACGACGCCTTGCCCGGTGATGTTCACCCGATGGCACGGGTCAAGGTCGAGAGTCTGCTCGCGGATGTGCGGCGCGCACACGGCGAGCTCAAGACCGTGCTGCGGACAGTCGGGAGCCGAATGCCGGGGACGGCGGCCGGCAGCCCCGAATCGAGTGAGGGAGCGGCATCGTGA
- a CDS encoding class I SAM-dependent methyltransferase, whose protein sequence is MTTTKGRASESQRMPDPAESGGKLSLAAVLEILAGGRLPLHFTAYDGSSAGPPDAPFGLNLKTPRGTSYLATGGGDLGLARAYIAGDLEIRGVHPGDPYELLKTLADSLVFTRPPARTMLEIVRSIGIEHLRPIAPPPGEAPPRWRRVAEGMRHSKARDAEAIHHHYDVSNSFYELVLGPSMTYTCACYPDDAAGLDAAQENKYRLVFEKLRLQPGDRLLDVGCGWGGMVRYAARRGIRATGVTLSREQTAWAQRAIAEEGLGDLAEVRYGDYRDIVEGRFDAVSSIGLLEHIGVRNYPAYFEFLQSRLRPGGLLLNHCITRPENRTAPAARGFIDRYVFPDGELTGSGRIITDAQDAGLEVLHEENLRRHYALTLRDWCANLVEHWDEAVAEVGLPTAKVWGLYMAGSRLGFENNGIQLHQVLMVKPGAPDDALPMRPWWTP, encoded by the coding sequence ATGACGACCACCAAAGGCAGGGCATCAGAGAGCCAACGGATGCCGGACCCCGCAGAGTCCGGCGGCAAACTCAGCCTCGCCGCCGTGCTCGAGATCCTCGCCGGCGGCCGGCTCCCGCTGCACTTCACCGCCTACGACGGCAGTTCGGCCGGACCGCCGGACGCGCCGTTCGGGCTGAATCTGAAGACGCCGCGTGGCACGAGCTACCTCGCGACGGGCGGCGGCGACCTCGGCCTGGCCCGCGCGTACATCGCCGGTGACCTCGAGATCCGCGGTGTGCACCCTGGCGACCCGTACGAGCTGCTCAAGACGCTCGCCGACAGCCTCGTCTTCACGCGCCCGCCTGCGCGGACGATGCTGGAGATCGTGCGCTCCATCGGCATCGAGCACCTGCGCCCGATCGCCCCGCCACCCGGAGAGGCACCGCCGCGCTGGCGCCGCGTCGCCGAGGGGATGCGGCACAGCAAGGCCCGTGATGCCGAGGCGATCCACCACCACTACGACGTGTCGAACAGCTTCTACGAGCTCGTGCTCGGCCCGTCGATGACGTACACCTGCGCGTGCTACCCGGACGACGCGGCCGGTCTCGATGCTGCGCAGGAGAACAAGTACCGGCTCGTGTTCGAGAAGCTGCGCCTGCAGCCAGGCGACCGGCTGCTCGACGTCGGCTGCGGCTGGGGCGGCATGGTGCGCTACGCGGCGCGCCGCGGCATCCGCGCCACCGGCGTGACGCTCTCGCGCGAACAGACCGCGTGGGCGCAGCGGGCCATCGCCGAGGAAGGGCTCGGCGATCTGGCCGAGGTGCGGTACGGCGACTACCGCGACATCGTCGAGGGCCGCTTCGACGCGGTCTCGTCGATCGGCCTGCTCGAGCACATCGGCGTGCGCAACTACCCGGCCTACTTCGAGTTCCTGCAGTCGAGGCTGCGGCCGGGCGGGCTGCTGCTCAACCACTGCATCACCCGGCCCGAGAACCGCACAGCGCCGGCCGCCCGCGGGTTCATCGACCGCTACGTGTTCCCCGACGGGGAGCTGACCGGTTCGGGGCGCATCATCACCGACGCGCAGGATGCCGGCCTCGAGGTGTTGCACGAAGAGAATCTGCGTCGGCACTACGCGCTCACCCTGCGCGACTGGTGTGCCAACCTCGTCGAGCACTGGGACGAGGCGGTCGCCGAGGTCGGACTCCCCACCGCGAAGGTGTGGGGCCTCTACATGGCCGGTTCCCGGCTCGGCTTCGAGAACAACGGCATCCAGCTGCACCAGGTGCTCATGGTCAAGCCGGGAGCGCCGGACGACGCGCTGCCGATGCGGCCGTGGTGGACGCCCTAG
- a CDS encoding Ku protein → MRAIWKGSVAFGLVNVPVKLYSATEDHDITLHQVHDKDGGRIRYQRKCEVCGRIVEYEHIDKAYADDEHTVVLSDKELRGLPEERSREIEIVEFVPSAQLDPIMLDRSYYLEPDSTSPKAYVLLRRTLESTDLTAIVHFALRQKTRLGALRVRGKALMLQSLLWDDEVRAPEFPALETRVNIASKELEMSSALVSSFAADFDPSQYHDEYQAQLRKLIDEKLKTGKVVDTAVTFGKEPEAGGDVIDLMDALRRSIEKNKSATGRGKQKAAKAPARSSRTKAEKGA, encoded by the coding sequence ATGAGAGCGATCTGGAAAGGCTCGGTTGCATTCGGATTGGTGAACGTGCCGGTCAAGCTTTACAGCGCGACCGAGGACCACGACATCACGCTCCATCAGGTGCACGACAAGGACGGCGGCCGGATCCGCTACCAACGCAAGTGTGAGGTGTGTGGGCGCATCGTCGAGTACGAGCACATCGATAAGGCGTACGCGGATGACGAGCACACCGTCGTGCTCAGCGACAAGGAACTGCGCGGTCTCCCAGAGGAACGCAGCCGCGAGATCGAGATCGTCGAGTTCGTGCCGAGCGCGCAGCTTGACCCGATCATGCTCGACCGCAGCTACTACCTGGAACCGGACTCAACATCGCCCAAGGCCTACGTGCTGCTGCGACGCACCCTGGAGTCCACGGATCTGACGGCCATCGTGCACTTCGCGCTGCGGCAGAAGACACGCCTCGGCGCACTGCGCGTGCGCGGAAAGGCGCTCATGTTGCAGTCGCTGCTGTGGGACGACGAGGTCCGCGCGCCGGAGTTCCCTGCGCTCGAGACCCGGGTGAACATCGCGAGCAAGGAGCTCGAGATGTCCTCAGCGCTCGTGAGCTCTTTCGCCGCCGACTTCGATCCGTCGCAGTATCACGACGAATACCAGGCCCAGCTGCGCAAGCTCATCGACGAGAAGCTCAAGACCGGGAAGGTCGTCGACACGGCCGTCACCTTCGGCAAGGAGCCGGAGGCGGGCGGCGACGTCATCGACCTGATGGATGCGCTGCGTCGGAGCATCGAGAAGAACAAGTCGGCGACGGGGCGCGGCAAGCAGAAGGCGGCGAAGGCGCCGGCACGCAGCAGCCGCACGAAGGCAGAGAAGGGCGCGTGA